The genomic stretch TGAAGATAATTAAATAATAAGAGAAAACTATGATATTGGAGTCATTACAAGGATTTATCCCCTTTATTACCTACTTTGGCCTAGCCTACCTTCTGACGCTGTTATTTTTGTTTGTATACACCAAGATTACTCCTCACTGTGAGTGGAAGTTAGTCAAAGAAAATAATCCTGCGGCTGCCACTGCGTTTTGTGGCACCATCATTGGTTTTGTTTTGCCTATTGCTAGCGCCGCCGTCAACGCCGTCTCTCTAATCGACTTTGCTGTTTGGGGTGTTATTGCTGGGGTTATGCAGTTAATTACTTTCTTTATCGTTAGACTGTACATGCCCAAACTGTCGGAAAAAATCGAAAGTAACCATATCAGTGCAGGGCTATTTTTAGGCGGTGCCTCGTTGGCGACTGGAATTCTAAATGCCGCGTGTATGACCTATTAAGGAGTCGAGATGAAAAGGAGTAAATCAATCAAATTGACTTTATTAATGGGCGCAACCGGTGGCCTTACAGCCTGTGGTGACCGCGACGAGTCAGCACTTATTTTTCAAGATGTTGATGAGTGTACATCTTTTGGTGTCGAGCAAGAAGCTTGTCAGTACCAATACCAGCAAGCCTTACAAAACCATCAGCAGGAAGCCCCCAAGTACGCTGCTGAGCGCTTGTGTGAAAGTGATTTTGGCTACGACCGCTGTGAAGAATCTGGTGGAATTTGGCGCCCCATCATGGCTGGCTTTATGGTCGCGGCACTTGCTGAAGCCGTCGACGAAGGCTTAGACATGATGAAAAAGCGCAAACGCAAAAAAGCGGCCTTTCTAAGCGGTGGCTACTACTCAGGTGCCAAGCCATTATACCGAGCAAGAGACGACTTTTTTAGCTATCGCAACTCGCAAAACGACTTTGTTGCTTCTTCTCGAACTGCTGGCACAACCACCGTAAAAAGTTCCAAGCTCAATTATAAACCCAGAGCAAAATCAGTCACCAGGAGCCGTGGCGGCTTTGGCCGCAGTGCCTCTAGAAGCAGCTGGGGAAGCTAGGGAATTCCCTAGCTCCATACCTGCCGCCACACTTCTTAATTAGACCAACCAAGTGGTGTAGCAAAACAGCAATGGCTCACAAGAATAATTAAGCGATACTCGCCATGTTTAGAATAACAGCCAAAGAGCGGCCCGATTGGCAGGCACAAGCCCAAGCACATGGGTTTGAATTTCACACCATGTACGGTGAAAAGTATTGGGACGAAAGCGCCTACTACCAGTTTTCTCTGAAACAAATAGAGCAAGACCTCGAAGCTCCTAGCGAAGAGTTACATCAAATGCTGCTCCATGTAGTGGAGTTGGTTTGCAATGACGAAGCCCTGTTACAACAATTCGCGATACCACCGTCGCAATGGGAACTGGTTACCCGCTCATGGCGACGCCGTGACTTAGCCCTTTATGGTCGCTTTGACTTTAGCTACGATGGCAAATCACCGGCTAAACTGCTTGAGGCCAACTATGATACTCCCACGTCGTTATTTGAAACTGGCTACTGGCAGTGGCTGTGGCTGCAACAGCAAGTCGACGCCGGTCAGCTACCAAGAAACGCAGATCAATTTAACAGCCTGCAAGAAGCATTGATTGAGCGTTTTTATCAGTTACATAAATTCCACCGCGGCCAGCCGCTGCACTTTGCCTGCTGCAAAAACAGCAGCGAAGACTTAGGCACAATTCAATATATGCGCAGTTGTGCTATGGCGGCAGGATTGAAAACACGAGAGGGTTTTATAGAGGATATTGGCCTCATTGACGACCAGTTTGTTGACCTCCAGTCACAACCAATCCATTGGATGTTTAAGCTATACCCATGGGAGTTTATGTTTACTGATGAATATAGCCACTCGCTGACGGCGAGTAATACCCAGTGGCTTGAGCCGGCATGGAAAGCCATTTTATCAAATAAAGCGATACTGCCCTTGCTGTGGCAGACCTTTCCGAACCATCCGAACTTACTGCCAGCCTATTTTGAAGCAGACAAAAGTAAGCTCCAGCATCACCCCAGTGGTTATGTCAAAAAGCCCTTACTTTCTCGTGAAGGCGCTAATATCGACATTTATCGTAATGGTCAGTTGCTAGCGCAATCTTCTGGTGACTATGGCGCTGAGGGCTATATCTACCAAGCCTACCATGCCTTACCAGAGTTTTCTGGTATGCGTACCTTGATAGGATCATGGATGGTTGGCGACAATGCCGTGGGTATCGGCGTCAGAGAAGACAGTAGTCTCATCACCCAAGATTTAAGCCGATTTTTACCTCACATCATCCTTGGTTAAATAAAAATTAACACAAGCTTAACTCTTATACTACAGTATATAGTACCAAAGCGTTGAGCGGATCCATGGCCCTACTGCAACAACAACCTCCCCTGTTGTGATGGTAATGCTATGCAGTTGCACAGTAAGCCCCAAGTTCGATTAGCTCATTCGCGATGTTCACTGGGGTATTGCACTTCGAGTAGCAGTCTTATTCTCAACCTTAATAACCATTGCCGTGGTAAATAGTCCATTGGCAATGAATAAAGGCTGTTAAGTAAAGCAACAATACACCAGCACGGCGCATTAATAAAAAGCTATTTTTACAACCATCATAACCACTTGACGAGCTAGGAAGTAAAAGCAGTCTGCCTCAAAAGTGTGAGACATCATCGTATAAGGAACTGTTATGACTCACTATAAACTTGGTAAAGAAATCAAACCACAAACCATTCCGTCTAAAGTCAAAGTAGCCATTGTTGGCGCAGGTATGTCGGGGCTATATAGCGCTTGGCGACTGCAAAATGAAGCCAATATCGATGATATTGCCATCTTTGAGCGCAGCAATAGAACTGGCGGGCGACTGGACTCGGACTTGATCCATTTTAAGGACAAACGAGCTGGTGCAGCCCCTGATAGCACCATTACAGTTAAAGAAGAACAAGGCGGGATGCGCTTTTTATTCGAGGGCATGGACGATTTAATGGCGCTGTTTTTAACTCTGGGCTTAGAAGATCAAATTGTCCCTTTTCCAATGAACAGTGACGGCAATAACCGCCTCTTCTTTCGCGGTACGAGTTTTTCTGCCAAAGAGGCACAAGAGTCAGATTACCAAATCTGGTCGGCACTCTATAATCTTGATGCCAATGAGCAAGGCGTAAACCCAAAAAGCATCATCAATGTGGTGTTTAACCGTATTTTACAGGTTAACCCTCAGTTTGATGGCCGCCCTACTGTACGCGGACCTGAGTTTTGGCAGGCATTTCGGCTTGAGTGCCAATGGCAAGGCAAACCGTTATATGAGTGGTCTCTATGGGATCTGCTCAGTGACATGGGCTATAGCCAAGAATGCATCACTATGCTTTATCGAGTATTGGGCTTCAACGGCACATTTTTATCCAAAATGAACGCCGGTGTTGCCTACCAATTGCTGGAGGACTTTCCCGCTAGCGCTGAGTTTAAAACTTTTAAAGATGGCTTTAGTACCCTCCCCAATGCCCTAGTGGATAAAATTGGTAAAGATAACATCCACCTAAAAACACAGATCGATAGCATCAGTTTTGATGCTAACCGTAAAGAGTATATCTTACACTACAGTCAAGCGGATCAACCCGACCAACCTAAAGCCACGGTTGCAGCAGATAAGGTAATTTTAGCCTTACCCCGCCTTGCGCTGGAAAAACTCTTTCTTCGTTCAGACGCATTCCAACGGCTAGAAGCCAATACTCGCGATCACCTATGGGATACACTACAAAGTACAACCAATCAGCCTTTGCTCAAAATCAACCTCTATTATGAATCGGCTTGGTGGGGGACGGGCATGACTGGTCGCCCTGCGGTGTCTTTTGGCCCTAACTTTGCCGACTTACCTACCGGCTCTGTGTATCCTTTTTATGCTCTGGATGACCCATTAGCTGCGGCATTGATGTATGACGAGCGCGATACCAACCCAGATAAAGAGACCCAAGCGAAGCTCGATTTAATCGAAGCGCAAAAATACAGTCGACCCGCGGCACTCACTATCTATTGTGATTATCTCAATATCAACTTTTGGAGTGCCTTGCAAAATAAGGGCGCTTTATATCACCACCCCAGAGAAGCAGAGTTCATTGAGCAGCCAGTTCCTAGCGATATTTACCCAGCCACCGAAGCGGTTGTAAACCAAGCCACAAAGTTCTTTAAAGACATCTTTAGTACCCATTATGTGCCTGAGCCAATTCTTACCAGTGCGCGTATTTGGGAAGGGAATGTTAATTTCAACATCCCAGAGCAGTTTCAATTTGGCTTTGGGGTTCACCAATGGGCAATTGGTACCGATGATAAAGAGGCCATGTCCACTTTGGTTGAGCCTTTACCTCAGCTATACACCTGCGGTGAAGCTTTCTCTGACTATCAAGGTTGGGTTGAGGGCGCGCTACGCTCAGCAGATTTAGCCTTAAATAAGGGCTTTGGCTTAGCACCTTTTGATAAAGTATTCCAGCAACAAAACCCCACAGGTAAAACCTCCTCCGAAGCTATCCAAGAAGCTTACCTAGCGAATTCCGATAGCATGATAATGGAGTACATTGATCCTAACTTTAAGCCTAACTGCGCAAAGAAGAGCAAAGCCAGTCGTAAGCAACCCGATAGCGTACTTGGCGTCGATCTTACCTATTTCGATACATCAGAAGCAAAATAAGCAGTTGATCACAGCAAACTAAATAGACAAGAGGAGCAACCCTCCTCTTTATCAGTTAAAAGGATTGATCATGAGTAATCATAATTTTACCGTTGCAGAGTATTTAAAACTGCGTTTAGAGCAAGTGGGTGTGGCACAAATGTTTGGTGTTGCCGGTAACTACACCGCTGCACTGCTGGATACTATTTTGGCAGATGAAGCTTCGCCAATTACGATTTCAGGTAACGCCAATGAGATCTGTGCTGGTTTTGCGGCTGATGCCCACGCTCGCTTAAAAGGACCAACAGCAATTTATGTTACCTACAGTGTTGGGGCATTTAGCCTACTTAACACCATCGCCGGCTCTTATGTTGAGCAAGTGCCCGTAATTCTTATTAATGGTGCACCGACCAATAAAGAAGATCAAACGTCAAAAAGAGCAGGCTTGCTGTACTCCCATACAACTGGTTATGAGTTTGTCGATATCCATATGTTCAAACCCATTACGGTGGCCGCTGAGCGCATTACTAATGCCGCTCAGGCACCATATCAAATTGACTCCGCATTAACCGCAATGTTAACCCATAAAAGGCCGGTTTACCTTGAGGTGACCGAGGACGTATGGCGCAGCACCTGTAATGCCCCAAGCGCTAATATTCACTCTGGCAGTGGCACCACGTTGACATTCAGTGAAGCCAAAGCTGCTGCTGCGGCAACGGTAGAGTTAATGTTGAGCCGTCCCAAGAGTATATTTTGGGCCGGTGTTGAATTGCAGCGCTATGGTTTACAAGCAGAGTTTTTACAGCTGTTAGATGAAATCAATAGTCATCATAGCGTGGAGCATGGTGATATCCGCTTTGTCACCTCGGCGATGAGTAAGTCTGTGATCTCTGAGTTACACCCACAGTTTGAAGGTTGCGTTACCCTGTCTCCCGATGAAGTAGATAAGCTGGTTTCACAAGACGGTGTTTTAGTCGGTATTGGCGCATGGACCACAGGGAAAGATACTGGCAATAAAGATATCCGCAGTGAGCATACTGTGCTTGCTGCGCATCAGGGAGTCTATGTTGGTGCTAAGTTCTTTCCATCTGTGCAATTAAACGATTACTTACAAAGCCTTACTGAAGCATTTAAGGCGATAAGACACGACAGTGCAAAACTCAAAGGACTTCGTTTACAGCAACCACACCGAGTTACAAATAACGCAAGCACAGTAGAGCTCGGTTACGACAGTTTTTTTAATGCATTAGGACAATTCCTAACTAAAGATGACATATTGACCGTGGATGCTGGCTTTCCCTTGATCGCAGCACAGTCAGTAACAATCCCAGCCCAAGATGGCTTTATCGCACAAGCTTCTTGGTTATCTATTGGCTATTCAGTCCCCGCAGGGACCGGTGTAAAATGCGCTTTTCCCGGGAAGCGCGCTATGGTTGTAGTAGGCGATGGCGCCTTCCATGAAACCTGCCAAGGCGTTGCTGACCAGCATGCCTACGGACAAAATACCGTGGTGTTTGTGTTAGCAAATGGTATTTATGGTATTGAACAATATATCGTCAACCCCAACCCATTCCGTTCACCCCCTGTAGATTACAAAGACCCCTTACTCGACTCTGTTTATAGCTATAATGATTTGCCACAATGGCAAATAGCCAACATAACTCAAGCTTTTGGCGGCCAGGGAAGAAAAGTGTCTACCCTGGAGGAGTTACTCACAGTAATGGAAGAGATACGGACAAAGCCGGATTGTAATTTTGTCGTCGAAGTAACCATTCCCAAAACAGATACCCCAGCAGCCATTCGCCAAGAAGCGAATAGCAGTGTCGGGGAAGATGAAATTGCTAATCCTGATTGGCCACCAAGAACCAAGTTCTAGACCGAAGCAGCGCTTCGCAGTTCGAGGAAGTGAGCGCAAGGATGCGCGAAGGGGAGATACTACATGGGTGAATTGCGACCAAAGCAACGCTTTGCAGCGCAATGAACGCGAGGGTGACGAGAAACCGAAGCACTGCTTCGCAGTTCGAGGAAGTGAGCGCAAGGATGCGCGAAGGGGAGATACTACATGGGTGAACTGCGACCGAAGCACTGCTTCGCAGCGCAGTGAACGCGAGGTATGGACACCGAGCCGGAAGCCCTCCACAGGGATGTGTGCCCAAAGGTTGTCTTTTCCACTCTGTCTACATTGCTCTCAAGGCTGTTTAGATTTTGTAGGCGCGGGTTTACCCCGCGCTTTTTATTGTGCGCTGAACGCAAAAAAACCCGACTCTTTCGAATCGGGGTTTGACGTACAAGGAAGTACTAATGTCGATGAGATTTATGGATGAATGCCTTTCATCGACCTCTTAATAAGGCCCTGGCTCGCTACGAAGTAGAATGTTCTCATTCTTTTCATAGAGAGACACATGGGTGAACTGCGACCGAAGCACCGCTTCGCAGCGCAGTGAACGCGAGGGTGACGAGAAACCGAAGCAACGCTTCGCAGTTCGAGGAAGTGAGCGCAAGGATGCGCGAAGGGGAGATACTACATGGAAGTACTTTACTCCAAACGCAAAAAACCCGCTGCATAGCTGCAGCGGGTTTCTCTTATAAGGCCCTGGCGATGTTCTACTTTCACATGGGAAGCCCACACTATCATCGACGCTGTTTTGTTTCACTTCTGAGTTCGGCATGGAGTCAGGTGGTTCCAAAACGCTATAGTCACCAGGAAAACTGGGTGCAAATGTCTAATGACATCGTGCCACGCACGACCATTCCATTTGCGCAAGGTGAACTGATTTCGCGATACCGCTGAGGTTAGTCACCTTGTTTAATCATTAAAATCTGGAAAAAACTGCTTAAATTCTTTGTCTTCGTCGCGGTCTAAAACCGCTGCTACTTTAGTATCTTATCAACTTCTGTCGCTAAACCACTTTGGCGTTGTATGGTTAAGCCTCACGGGTAATTAGTACAGGTTAGCTTAATGGCTCGCACCACTTCCACATCCTGCCTATCAACGTTGTCGTCTTCAACGGCCCTTTAGTGGAGTTAAACTCCAAGTGAGAACTCATCTCGAGGCCTGCTTCGCGCTTAGATGCTTTCAGCGCTTATCAGTTCCGAACGTAGCTACCGGGCAATGCTATTGGCATAACAACCCGAACACCAGCGGTTCGTCCACTCCGGTCCTCTCGTACTAGGAGCAGCCCCTCTCAATTCTCAAACGCCCACGGCAGATAGGGACCGAACTGTCTCACGACGTTCTAAACCCAGCTCGC from Pseudoalteromonas sp. UG3-2 encodes the following:
- a CDS encoding DUF350 domain-containing protein, with amino-acid sequence MILESLQGFIPFITYFGLAYLLTLLFLFVYTKITPHCEWKLVKENNPAAATAFCGTIIGFVLPIASAAVNAVSLIDFAVWGVIAGVMQLITFFIVRLYMPKLSEKIESNHISAGLFLGGASLATGILNAACMTY
- a CDS encoding DUF1190 domain-containing protein: MKRSKSIKLTLLMGATGGLTACGDRDESALIFQDVDECTSFGVEQEACQYQYQQALQNHQQEAPKYAAERLCESDFGYDRCEESGGIWRPIMAGFMVAALAEAVDEGLDMMKKRKRKKAAFLSGGYYSGAKPLYRARDDFFSYRNSQNDFVASSRTAGTTTVKSSKLNYKPRAKSVTRSRGGFGRSASRSSWGS
- a CDS encoding glutathionylspermidine synthase family protein; amino-acid sequence: MFRITAKERPDWQAQAQAHGFEFHTMYGEKYWDESAYYQFSLKQIEQDLEAPSEELHQMLLHVVELVCNDEALLQQFAIPPSQWELVTRSWRRRDLALYGRFDFSYDGKSPAKLLEANYDTPTSLFETGYWQWLWLQQQVDAGQLPRNADQFNSLQEALIERFYQLHKFHRGQPLHFACCKNSSEDLGTIQYMRSCAMAAGLKTREGFIEDIGLIDDQFVDLQSQPIHWMFKLYPWEFMFTDEYSHSLTASNTQWLEPAWKAILSNKAILPLLWQTFPNHPNLLPAYFEADKSKLQHHPSGYVKKPLLSREGANIDIYRNGQLLAQSSGDYGAEGYIYQAYHALPEFSGMRTLIGSWMVGDNAVGIGVREDSSLITQDLSRFLPHIILG
- a CDS encoding FAD-dependent L-amino acid oxidase, producing the protein MTHYKLGKEIKPQTIPSKVKVAIVGAGMSGLYSAWRLQNEANIDDIAIFERSNRTGGRLDSDLIHFKDKRAGAAPDSTITVKEEQGGMRFLFEGMDDLMALFLTLGLEDQIVPFPMNSDGNNRLFFRGTSFSAKEAQESDYQIWSALYNLDANEQGVNPKSIINVVFNRILQVNPQFDGRPTVRGPEFWQAFRLECQWQGKPLYEWSLWDLLSDMGYSQECITMLYRVLGFNGTFLSKMNAGVAYQLLEDFPASAEFKTFKDGFSTLPNALVDKIGKDNIHLKTQIDSISFDANRKEYILHYSQADQPDQPKATVAADKVILALPRLALEKLFLRSDAFQRLEANTRDHLWDTLQSTTNQPLLKINLYYESAWWGTGMTGRPAVSFGPNFADLPTGSVYPFYALDDPLAAALMYDERDTNPDKETQAKLDLIEAQKYSRPAALTIYCDYLNINFWSALQNKGALYHHPREAEFIEQPVPSDIYPATEAVVNQATKFFKDIFSTHYVPEPILTSARIWEGNVNFNIPEQFQFGFGVHQWAIGTDDKEAMSTLVEPLPQLYTCGEAFSDYQGWVEGALRSADLALNKGFGLAPFDKVFQQQNPTGKTSSEAIQEAYLANSDSMIMEYIDPNFKPNCAKKSKASRKQPDSVLGVDLTYFDTSEAK
- a CDS encoding alpha-keto acid decarboxylase family protein yields the protein MSNHNFTVAEYLKLRLEQVGVAQMFGVAGNYTAALLDTILADEASPITISGNANEICAGFAADAHARLKGPTAIYVTYSVGAFSLLNTIAGSYVEQVPVILINGAPTNKEDQTSKRAGLLYSHTTGYEFVDIHMFKPITVAAERITNAAQAPYQIDSALTAMLTHKRPVYLEVTEDVWRSTCNAPSANIHSGSGTTLTFSEAKAAAAATVELMLSRPKSIFWAGVELQRYGLQAEFLQLLDEINSHHSVEHGDIRFVTSAMSKSVISELHPQFEGCVTLSPDEVDKLVSQDGVLVGIGAWTTGKDTGNKDIRSEHTVLAAHQGVYVGAKFFPSVQLNDYLQSLTEAFKAIRHDSAKLKGLRLQQPHRVTNNASTVELGYDSFFNALGQFLTKDDILTVDAGFPLIAAQSVTIPAQDGFIAQASWLSIGYSVPAGTGVKCAFPGKRAMVVVGDGAFHETCQGVADQHAYGQNTVVFVLANGIYGIEQYIVNPNPFRSPPVDYKDPLLDSVYSYNDLPQWQIANITQAFGGQGRKVSTLEELLTVMEEIRTKPDCNFVVEVTIPKTDTPAAIRQEANSSVGEDEIANPDWPPRTKF